The Rhodopirellula halodulae sequence AAACCGGCATTCGCAATTCAAACGAAAATGTGGTTCCGACTCCGACCTCGCTCTGCAGAACAAGCTTCCCGCCCATCAGTTCGACTAATTGGCGGCTGATACTGAGTCCCAATCCCGTGCCTCCAAATCGACGCGTGGTGGAAGCATCGGCTTGCGTGAACGGATTGAGAACAGCGTCTTGTTGAGCCGGAGGGATGCCAATTCCCGAATCTCGGACACTCAATCGCAGCGTCACCAGATCGGGACGCCCCACCTTGCCCGATGGCTGATCGCCATTATTCGAGTCGAGAGGATTTTCCTCCCGAAGCAGAACATCCACCTCCAAACGCACGCCCCCGTTGTCGGTGAACTTGATCGCATTGCCGACCAAGTTCGTCAGCACCTGGCGCACTCGACCGGGATCTCCCATCAATCGATCAGGCAACTCCGTCGCGATCGCACTTTGAAGCTCCAACCCTTTTTCAGAGGCGGGCAGAGCGAATGAGCGGAGCGTCGACTCCACCGTTTTCGAAAGAGAGAACGGAACCGATTCGAGTTCGAGCCGGCGGGCTTCGATCTTCGAAAAATCCAAGATGTCATTGATCAGTCGCAACAGCCCATTGGAGGACTCCTGAATGATCTGCACGTAATCTTGTTGATCCGCATCCAAGTCGGTTTGCGAAAGCAAGTCCGCCATCCCAATCAGTGCGTTCATCGGCGTGCGAATCTCATGGCTCATGTTGGCCAGAAACTCACTCTTGGAACGATTCGCGGCATCCGCCATCCGAACCGCTTCTCTCAGCGCCGCTTCCGATCGTTTCAGTTCCGTGATGTCACGCGAAATCCCGAAGGTCCCAATGATGTCGCCTTCCTCGTTGCGTAGCGGCATCTTGGTGGTCATGCACCATGTGTCTTCGCGGTCGGGCCAAGTCTCTCGTTCCTCTCGATCGACCAAAGCCTCACCGGTCGCGATCACCGTCAACTCATCCTTGCGAGCCGCTTCCGCATGCTCGGGTGTGAAAATGTCGGCATCAGTTCGGCCGTGTACCTGCTCCACACTTTGCAGACCAAACTTCTGCGCCATCGCTTGACTGACTCGAATGAAACGGCTGTCGACATCTTTGAAGTAGATTGAATCCGGAATATTCGCGAGCAATGTGTTGAGCAACGATTGCTCGAACTGCGACGCCTTTTCCTTTTCAACCTTTGCGGTCACGTCCCAAAAAAGAACCTGAATGCCCAGCAACTTGCCGCGGTGATCATGAACCGCCGTCTTCACCCGTTCGATCCAGCCAATGGAATTGTCGCCCAACCGAGTGGACTCGACACTGTGCAAGGGCTCGCCTGTGTCCATCACCTGTTGGTCATCAGCACGGTACTTCTGCGCGATCTCAGGTGGAAACAAGTCCTCATCGCGTTTGCCCGCCAACTCGTCCCAGGTGACGTTTCGCCATTTCAGATACGAATCGTTGGCGAACACTCGGCGCCCATCCGCCGATTTGATCAACAAGTTCAGCGGCAGGGCATTGGCCAACGCGCGGTACGTTGCTGACGTTTGGAATTCAGAAACATGACTCATCGGTTCACTCAACACCGCATCGTTTCACCAACGTGATTTGGTTGCCTTCGTCGTTGAACCACATCTGATCAACAAAGCTCGCAATCAACACCAACCCTTGCTTGTCGCCTTGTCCGACACCGTCCGCACTGGCCGCAAGCGAACTCGCATCCAACTCACCGGCTTGTGGAACGCTGGACGTATCAAACCCCGGGCCTTGATCCGTGATCACGATCCGAATGGCGTGCTCCGATGCGGTTGCTTCGACATGTGCCAACCGACTCTTGTACGGTTCTTCCGACAGCCGCTTTTTCATCGCGTCGTTGATCATTCCTTCCCGAGCCAATTGGCCATGCGTTGGTTGTTGCTCGCGTGGGATTTCCAAATTGCCATGCAACATGGCGTTGGTCAGCGCATGTTCAAGTGCCACGCCCAAACGAACCATTTCAATGCTGGGCAGAAGCTCCATCCCCGCACTGACTTGCATCAACAATCCAACCAGCGGAGAGATCAACGTTGGATCCGAAGGAAGATCAAACACGAAGACATTCTTTTTCAACGTCGAGATCAACTTCGCGTACGACGCATCGCTGCGGATCACACCGAGCACATCAACAATGGTGTCATTGAGCAGATCGCTCATTCGCGTCTTCGGAACATAACCCGCCGCGCCACGACGGAGCGCTTCCGCGGCCAATTCCTCGCTGCCGTGACTGGTGACCAGAATGCTGGGGATGTGCGAGAAGTCCGCTCGCATGCATTCCACCAACTGCAGACCATTGATTTCGGGCATTTCCAGATCCGTGATGACGATATCCGGTGCCTGTTCTTTCAAATGCGATAGCCCGAGTTGACCATTGGCAACGTGCACCACCTCGTGATTCGCCTCCTGCAACAACATGGTCATCTCCACCGCCTGGGTTGCACTGTCTTCGACGAGTAAGATCTTGGCCATCGCATCTACCTCTTTCATGTTGAGCAAGCAGGACGGGCGTTGTTCTGGTGAACTTGCCACCCCTTATCTTAGGGTTAACGGCGGCGAAGATGTGCATCCCCCTTCAAAATTGTCGCAGGAGCAAACCGAATGACCCTCTATTACTCCGTTGGATCTGAAACTACTTCGCTGACAACGGATGACTTGCGAGAAGCGTTGAAGGAAACGTTTTCCGCGATCAAAAAGCCCGAACGCGTCCTGCTGTTGCCTCCCGATGCGACTCGATTGTTCAGTCGAGCGGGTGAATTGACGGTGCTGTGTCACGAGCTGCTCGGCGATGCGATCACCGACATCATGCCGGCGTTGGGAACGCACACGCCCATGAAGCCCGCCCAGCTCGACCACATGTTCCCGGGCGTTCCTCACGATCTTTTTCGTCCGCACCGTTGGCGAGAGGACGTGGTGGAACTTGGCCAAGTCCCGGCCGAATTCGTCAGCGAAGTGACGGGCGGGATCTACACAAAGAGTTGGCCCGCCCAGGTCAACCGCAAGCTTCGCGACGGTGGCCACGACTTGATCTTCTCACTCGGCCAAGTCGTGCCGCACGAAGTCATCGGGATGGCCAACTACAACAAGAACGTATTCGTTGGTACGGGGGGCGTCACCGGGATCAACGAGAGTCACTACCTGAGCGCGATGGTCGGGATCGACGACACGCTGGGAGTCGCTGACACGCCGCTTCGCAAGATACTGAACTACGCTTCGGATCACTTCTGCCAAGACATGCCGCTGCTGTACGCATTGACCGTGATCCAGCAAATGAAGGATGGAACGAAACACACGCGAGGTCTGTTTATTGGCGACGATCACGAAACATTCTTCGCCGCCGCGGAACTCGCACGCAAGGTCAACATCACGCATCTTCCCAAAGCACCACAACACGTGGTCGCGTACTTGGATCCGGACGAATTCAAGAGCACCTGGTTGGGTAACAAGGCGATCTATCGAACCCGAAAAGCCATTGCCACCGGTGGGCGTTTGACGATCCTCGGTCCCGCCGTGGAAGAGTTTGGCGAAGACCCTCGCATCGATGAATTGATTCGCAAGTACGGCTATCGAACCAAAGCCGAAGTGATGCAATTGGTCGCCGAGAACGAAGACCTCGCCGGTGATCCATCCGCCGCGGCTCACTTGGTGCACGGATCGCCCGAGAACCGATTCGAAGTCGTTTACGCCGCCGGCAAACTCACCGACGAAGAAATCTCATCGGTTGGTTTCACACCCGGTGATCTCGACGCGTTGATGAAACGTTACGACGTGACCAAGTTGGAAGACGGCTTCCACACCGATGAAGACGGTTCCGAGTTTTACTTCGTGCAAAACCCGGCACTGGGTTTGTGGGAAGCACCTCTGAACTGACAACTTTGGTGCCGCGTCGATAGCCACCAAACAATGTCACCCTGTGCCAAACATGATTGCTTGATTGGCAATCACTGAGCTGTGCGATGCGGCGACGTCGCGGCGATTTGTTGACCACGTCGGGCAACGCCGAGAATCGTTTGTGCAAACGCATCTCGCGTTGCTTCGTTCACCTGAGGCAATCGTCCCGCGATGTCCAACATCGCCGATGGATTCCGTTCGCTGGCTTCACTGACCTGAGCAATGAATTGAGCGGTTTGTTCGAAGTTGCTGTCGGCTGATCGACCGATGATTGGACTCATGGTCCGAGCGATCAGATCGATGCCGAGACTGTCCAGCTGCACAAAGCAATCCAGCACTCCCGACACGCGGGTCTTGCCGTCGTCGCCCACGGTGTAGGTGGATTCCAAAACGAACACGCCTTTGCCGCGAATTTCGGTGGGCGTCATTTTTCCGTCGTAGGAACCATCGACCACGAAGATGTGCTTGTTGGCGTCGCCGTACACCAAATCGACTCGGCACAACGTCCCCACACCATCGCTGGCGTCGAGCTGGTAAGGCCCCGTGCGAGTCGACTGCACTTTGGTGATGCCCATCAAATCCCAAAGGCCCACCAATACATCGGGGTTCCGAGTCAGGAACAGGAACATGTCGCGGTCGCACGGAATGATCTGCGAAGGCAACCGACGAAACAAAGTCGGCTTCTCCGCAATTCCCAAGATCCGTTGCTTGGCCTCGGGTGTTAGCCGTTCCATTGGCAGAGCGTTCAAAATCTCTTGCCGATGCGCCACCGAACCAATTCGCGGCGGGCCCGACTGCGGCAACAGAGAGAAACGACGCGATTCGGAGCCGTCTTGAGCGAATCCCGTTTGCCCAAGAAGGCAAACCAGGACAAGACTCGCCAAGATCACGCGTGCGGAACGCTGCACTTTGGTGCCCGACGTGGCGGGACCATACACCTGATCGATGAGGGTGTCTCGCGATGATGTGACCGTGTGGTCATGGCGCATTGCAATCCTGGCACAGGCTCTCACCCGCACCTCCCCCGCTGGTATCGGTTGCGATCGAAAGGGCAAAGTCTTCCGTCCGCGATCAAAGTCATCCAAATCGAATGACCATCCAAGTTGACTTCGGTTGTCGCCCGCTTGTTCCACCGTGACTCGCGACGTACCGATGCCGTGGACGAACCGCTCTCGTTTCGCCACCGCTCTCTTTGTTTCGGTTCTGACGATGGTGAGACGTGAGGAAAAGAGATCTCAGATCTTGCCTGGGATGGTCACGCGGCTCGCGGAGATGCGAAAACACCACGAAATTCACGGTTTCAGGTGGCCCCTTCGCGAAATTGCCCAACTGACCAATACTGATGGCTCGGGTTCCGCCCGTCGCAATCACCCCGTCCAACACCAACTCGGAGTTTCCCGCCCGATGGCCAAGAAATCCATTGATCAAATCGACGTCCAAGACAAAACCGTCCTCATGCGAGTGGACTTCAACGTGCCGCTGGACGATTCGTTGGCGATCACGGACGACCGTCGCATCCGCATGGCGTTGCCAAGCATCAAGAGCGTCATTGAACGGGGTGGCAAACTGATTCTGATGAGTCACCTGGGTCGCCCCACCGGCGGTGAAGGTGACGAGAAATTCTCGCTGGCCCCCGCCGCCAAACGCTTGGGCGAACTGCTCGGCAGTCCCGTCCATTTCGCAACCGACACCGTGGGCGACGATGCCTCCGCCAAAGCCGACTCGCTGAAGGCGGGCGAAGTCTTGGTTCTGGAGAACCTGCGTTACAACGCGGGAGAGAAAAAGGGTGACGCTGAGTTTGCTGGCAAACTCGCCGCCATGGCAGACGCCTACTGCAACGATGCATTTGGCACCTGTCACCGCAAAGACGCATCGATGGTCGCCGTTCCCGAAGCGATGGCCGGCAAGCCACGCGTGGTCGGTCACTTGGTCGCGAAAGAGATTCAGTACTTGAACGATGCCATCGGAAACCCCGAGCGTCCGTTTGTGGCAATCTTGGGTGGTGCCAAAGTCAGCGACAAGATCAACGTGATCAACAACCTGTTGGGCATCTGCGATGCCGTCCTGATCGGTGGTGCGATGGCTTACACCTTCTCACTCGCACAAGATGGCAAAGTGGGCGGGTCGTTGGTCGAAAAGGACAAAGTCGAATTGGCAAAGGAACTGCTCGCCAAAGGCGGTGACAAGTTGCACCTTCCCGTCGACACCCATTGTGGCGACGACTTCGGAAACATCGCCGGATGCAACAAGAAGATCGTCTCGGCCGGCGAGATTCCCGATGACATGGAAGGCTTCGACATCGGGCCCGAAACCGCCAAAAAGTACGCCGATGTCATTCGCTCGGCCAAGACCATCGTTTGGAACGGCCCGATGGGCGTGTTCGAAAAACCACCGATGGACGAAGGCACCAAAGCGGTCGCGCAAGCCATTGCCGATAGCGATGCCATCAGCATCATCGGCGGTGGCGACAGTGCTGCTGCTGTGGATCAACTCGGTTTCGCGGATCAAGTCAGCCATGTCAGCACCGGTGGTGGTGCCAGTCTGGCGATGCTGGAAGGCCAAGCCTTTGCCGCCGTTGATCTGCTCGACGAAGCCTGATCCGCGACTTTGTCGCCAAACGATTCGCGAGAATTGAGCTTCTTTGGCGGGATTGCATTAAACTGGGGAAGATCTGTGATCTTTCCCTCCTTCGCATTCTCCATCAGGAGCCCGCCAAGATGCTTTCTCGCAACGAATCCACTTTTTCCCAACGTCGCGAATCTCAAACCGCGACGACGACCGGTGAAGCCTCTCGCCGGCGGTTCATGGGCACCGGAGCCGCACTCGCCGCGGGCATCGCCTCGACCACCGGTCGCCCCGTCCGCGGTGCGGAACCCGCGGAAAGCTCATCCAGCTCGGCATCCAAACATCTGCGTTTGGCTTTGGTCGGTGCCGGGGGACGCGGGACGGGAGCTATCAATGATTCGTTGACCATCAACGACAACGTTTCCTTGGTCGCGGTCGCTGACCTGGAAGGCGAAAAGATTGGAAAGATCTGCGAATCTTTGAGCAAACGTCATGGTGACAAAGTCGCCGTGGATTCCAGCAAAATGCATGGCGGAATCGATGCCTACAAACGGGTGCTCGATGATCCGGAAGTTGACATCGTTCTGTTTGCCACACCGCCTGGTTTTCGACCCCGCACGGTTCTGGACGCGGTGGATGCTGGCAAGCATGTCTTCGCCGAAAAACCAACGTGCGTGGACCCGGCGGGATATCAATTGTGCGTGACCGCGGATGAAAAGGCGAAAGCCAATGGCACCTCCATCGTCACCGGAACTCAATATCGACGACAAGAAAACTATGTTGAAGCAATCAAACGTATTCACGACGGTGCGATTGGCGACATCATTTCCGCGACCGCTCGTTATTGCAGCAACGGGATTTGGAACAAGACTCGAAAAGAGGGCATGAGCGACACCGAGTATCAGATTTACAACTGGATGCACTTCATTTGGTTGTCCGGTGACCAGATTGCCGAGCAAGCCGTTCACAACATTGATGCCATCAACTGGATCATGGGTGGCCCACCCGAGTCAGCCTACGGGAGCGGTGGCCGGTTCACTCGCCCCGAAGGCAGCGAAATGTGGGACAGCATGTCCATCGATTACATCTATCCGGGAAACCGTTTGGTCTCATTCATGTGTCGCCAAATCCCCAACTCGCAGAGCGATAACTCCAATGTGATCTACGGATCCAAAGGCATCTGCACGATCTACGGGATCAACCGAGGTGCCATGATCCACGACCGTGACGGCAACGAAGTGTGGTCGATGGAAGGCGACTTGGGGGCGGCTTACAAACAAGAGCACAAGGATTTGGTCGACAGCGTTCGTGCCGGCAAGCCGATTGTCGAGTTCAAAGAAACCGCTGACAGTTCGCTGACCGCTGTGCTCGGTCGACTGGCCGCCTACACCGGCAAACAAGTCAGCTGGGACTTCGTCGCCAACGAATCCAAGCTTGATCTGTTCCCCGAGAACCTGGATATGCAGGCATCGCTTCCCGAACCCGCTTTCGCGATCCCCGGCAAGACGAAGTTGGTCTGATCTCAAGTGTCACAAGCTTCCAGTCTGTGATTGATGTCATACGCAGCAGGTCCCTCGCGGGCGCTACCGATGTGGTGCTTGCTGCGTTTTCGAGTGGTGGCAAACGCCCGCTGGATTCAACGTGACAGGCGGTTTGTTTTATCTGTCATCTAAGTCTGGGTTTCCGAGCCGATCGCGACACCCATTTTGTGCAGCGGCTGAATCACAAAGCGTCGCCGCATCGATTCAAGGCAAAATCGTTTTGCCTGTTCCCCTTTGGCCTTCGCCTCGCTTGCCCCTATCTGGCAAGTGCTCAACGGTCGTGCCAACCATTGTCGAATCTAAATGATGATCTCAATGCCAAAGCTGGTTTCCTTTTCAATTGCATGTTGGTTGTTCCTTTCCATATCGAACTGCAACTGGGCAGCGGAAGAGACAACGATCGTGTCTCCATCCGGAGATCATTCGATTCAGTTTTCGCTTCTTGATGGGGTGCCGCATTACAGCGTCGCGTTTCGGAACGTCCCCATTCTTGAGAATTCAGAGCTCTCTCTGGTTCTAGATGGAGGCGAACTCGGTGATCGGTTCGTTGTCGAGAGCAAGCAGGCCGATTCGGCGAACGAGAGTTGGGTTCCCGTGATCGGTTCGAGAGCTTCCTACCCTGATGCCTACAACGAATGTGTCATTCAGCTTCGTGGGGGAAATCAGAAGGCACTTCGACTTGAGCTAACCTTCCGTGCATACGATGAAGGGGTGGCGTTCCGCTACACGATTCCTCCGCAGGAAGGGATTGATGAGTTGGAGCTGAAATCAGAAGACACACACTTTCAGTTCACCGACGATCACTTTGTTTACTGGGATGATTATCCGCAAGCACGGTATTCGAAGCTGCGAATCTCTGAGATGCCGGGCCGTTCGATCCGCCCGCTGCTGGTCGAAGCCGGATCGCATTTCGTGGCAATCGCAGAAGCTGGAAGCATTGGGCACTACGCTCCCATGATGCTGAATCGATCCGGTAAGAATCAATTGGTCACGCGGTTTCGAAGCGGGACTGTGTCAGCAAGCAAGTCACTGACGACTCCTTGGCGAGTGATCATGGTGGCGGAACAACCTGGGACATTAGTTGAAAATCACTATTTGCTTCAGAACCTGTCGCCGCCGTCCAAGCTGAATGACACATCATGGATCCAACCTGGAAAGGTCTGGCGAAGCAGCCTGACGACGAAGGGTGCCAAAGCGATCATCGACTACGCCGCCGCGAACAACTACCAATATGTGCACTATGACGCGGGCTGGTATGGCCCCGAACGCGATGCGAATTCGAACCCACTGACGGTCATCGATTCGATCGACATGCAGGAGACGATTCGTTATGCGAATGAGCACGGTATCGGATTGATCTGCTACATCAACAAAATTGCCATGTCACGATACGACCTGGACAAAACATTTCAGACGTATCAGCAATGGGGCATTCGCGGGGTCAAGATGGGATTTGTTGACTGGACGAGCCAGTCGGACATGGAATTCTTGTACGCTTCCATCGAGAAAGCCGCGAAGTACAAACTTATCGTTGATATTCATGACAACTTTCGGTTGACCGGGATCGAACGCACCTACCCACATCTGTTGACCGTCGAAGGAATCCTTGGGAATGAGGAATTGCCAGAGAAAGGGAATCCGCCAAAGAATGTTCTGACCACATCGTTTGCTCGCATGATCGCAGGGGCTGGCGACTACACGCCCTGTTATTTGAATGGCCGTGTCGTCAGCCGTTCGTTTCAGCTTGCTTTGGGGGTCGTGTTCTACAGTCCGCTGCAATACCTGCATTGGTACGACCAAGCCGATCGATATCCAGAGAATCGTTATCCTGAACTTGAATTCTGGAAGGAGATGCCAACGACTTGGGATAACTCGAAGGTGGTCCACGGTTCCATCGGGAGCTACATCACGATTGCCAGGCGGAAAGGCGATCGGTGGTTCGTGGGAACGATTGTCGACGAAGCCCGAAGTCTGGACATCCCGCTCGATTTCTTGGGCCCGGGAGTGTTCGACGCCAAAATCTACGCGGAAGATCCAGACGACAAAAAGCAGGTGGTCATCCAGTCACGCCAGGTCACCGCGAGCAGCAAGTTGAAAGTGACCATGAGCTCTGGAAGCGGATGCGCGATCATGATCTCGCCGATGCTGAACTTAACCGAATGATCTTTGGAACCACGTTGGTATTGAAGTCAGCCGCATCAGCAGAAAGTGGTTCAACACTTATCCGCCTCATCATCTCCCACTGATTCAAGAGTGAGTGATCGACGTCAGTTGCTCAGACAGTAGCAACAGCTACTGTCGGGCTAGCCACGGGCCTTCATACCGGTTGCCGAGATTGTCTGCGTATCCGCCCGGTTCAATGCACATCATGTCATCCCATTGATTCGTCTTGCGGCGAAAATATCGCTCTGAGGCGATTTGTTTCATGGGCCTGGCACTGGGTAGGGCCGTGAACCAGAGAAAATTCCGGCAGACACTTGCCAGACATACGAGGAAACTTATATTTATGTTATAATTGGTCGATGGTTTATTTGCAACTCATTGAAATTCCAGCACAGTGCGAAACGCTAACTGGCTCGTCTGCTGTCCGTGATGCAGATGCGATTGAACGTCGTGCTGGAGCGGATGCACATTCGCCACGACAACCCGTTTGGATTGCCTGAAGTGGAGACGACATCATGAGCACAACTGAAACTCCCGGCGCACCCCTCGAAAACACGAACACTTCTTTGATGCGGATGATCCTTTCGCTGCACGGGACCCAGCAGCAAGCGTTCATTGCTGCGCTCACTGAATGCAGCGATCAGCTTCGGGCCAATTCGGAACGACTGATGGCGATCATTGACGACCCCAAGTCTCTGCCCGGTGACAAGGGCCGGGCATGGCACACTCTGTTGGATCAGTTTCGTTTGTTGCCCGACACCGAGGGCCGCTATGGCATGGACCTTGCGCAGTCCGAAGCAGGGGCCGCAGAGAAGGTCCCGGCGCTGAAAGCCGAAGTTGAGAAGATGGATTCACAAGAGGCTCAGTTCGCTGATCGCCTTCGAGAGATCATGAAGGCCAAGCACATCACTCAGAAACAACTTGCCGAACGTATCGAATGCACCCAGCCAGCGATCTCTCAGATGCTGAATCGCAAGTGCCGTCCGCAGCGCGCGACGCTTGAGAAGATTGCAGTCGCGTTGCAGGTTGATCTACGCGAATTGTGGCCGGACATTGAAGTCATTGATTACCTAGATTCCGTTGTCGAGTTCGGTCGCGATGGACAAGCGATGAGCGACGCAATGGCGAACGCTTTGCATGATGACTCGCAGCCTCAATCGGCCAGTCGTGGTAAACGCTTGCCTTCATGGAAGGAAGCAAAGCAAAACGGTGAATGAGTTCCAGCTTTATGCCGACGAATTCTGTGAAGCCGACCAAGTTGACTTGGTCGGCTTCTCTTGGGTTAAACCAAGCACGGGCGATATTGCACGGAGTGGATTCTTGGGCCAGACGCGATGGAGTCCATCGCGAACTATGGCACCAAGGTCTGGCTCTTTCGAAACGCGACTGGCCAGGTGGTCGGCTACGGTTCAGTGGGCACGGTTCGATGGCGTTGGCCGTTGCCCGACGGCAGTTACACAAGTCTGCTTTACATTCCAATGCTGGGAATTGACCATCGGTTTCAGGGGCAGCCTCCGGACGCGCAGTGGCGATACTCTCGCCAAATGATGAATCATCTGATTTCAGAAGCACATGGTCTCAATCGCAGACGCGAGAAACCGGCTGAATACTCGCTGCTCTTAGTGGATCAAGCCAACGAAGCAGCAGTGAAGCTTTATCAACGCTTTGATTTTGAACTGATTCCTGTTGTGACCCGCGGCCCAGGGCTTCGAGTGATGAAGCATCGGCTTCGGTAAGCAGGAGTCATCGTGAAGCAGCTATTCGTTGGCCGGGATGTGTCCAGGCAACGACAAATAGCGTTGGATTGCGGTGAGGAGGTTGGCGGTGGCTTCGGTTTGTCGGGACTGGCGGGTGGAGCTGCGAAGGACGATTCGTTGTGCTTCAAGTTCGCATCCGCGTTGCAGGACGGCGATGAAGAGGATGCCGTCCACCGCGGGTGGAGCGTCGGGGCCGAGGTGCCCTGTGATGGTGGCTGCGATGGTGGCGTCGGGGGTGCGTTCCAGGACCGAAGTCGCCATCGCGTTGGTGATCGCTTGGCTTTCAGCGGTGTGCTGTTTCAAGTCGGCTGCGGTGATTCCGAGCCACGCTTGTTTGGTGGTTTCTCGGTAAGTCACTGCACTGCCGCAGAACACTTGGGACGCACCAGGGATGCTTCCGATCGCTGCAGCGGCTGCGCCACAGGTGCAGCTTTCTGCCAAGATCAGACGATTTTGGGTTCGCTTCAGCAACGCCACCAATGCCGTCGCAACCTCGCGTGGGTCATCCACCACAGATGATTCCAAATTTGATGACGTCATGAGGAGGCGTCAGCAGAATCAGAATTCGCCGCGTGAGCGGGCAAACAAGTGCGAACCAAACGCAACACCTCTTGGCACACTTCTTCGGGCGTCATCCCATCGGTTTGCACCACGATGGCATCGCTGGCGGCACGCAGACGGCCAACCGGTCGCATGCGGTCTTCCAAATCACGTTGGTTCTGGGCGGTCAAGATTTCTTCCACCGTCATCACACGTCCGGCGGCGGCCAATTGCTGCTGGCGTCGGCGAGCACGCTCCTCCGGCGACGCTGTCAAAAAGATTTTGCATTCCGCATCGGGAAAGACTTCCGTCCCTTGGTCTCGGCCTTCCGTGACGATGTCACGTCCGACCGCAATGCGGCGTTGTTGAGCGCTCATTCGCTCACGGATCGGCGGGGGATCGGCGAGATAACGGATATTCCCCGTCACCTGTGGCGTGCGAATCTCTTCACTGATGTCTTGATCATCCAAGTAGATACGATCGTCTTGCCACACCAAGTTGACCGTTCCGGCAAAATCAACCAACTGCTCCACATCGTCCCAGCCCAGACCACGCTGCATCGCCCCCCATGTCACCGCTCGGTACATCGCCCCGGTGTCTAAAAACTCGAACCCCAATTCACTGGCGACCCGACGAGCGATGCTGCTTTTCCCCGCGCCGGCGGGACCGTCGATGGTGATGATCATGATGAGTGATTTGCTATTTGACGAAGAGACTTCAAGGCATCCGCAATGTCGGGCCGTGAGGCCATGGCGTCCTCGGCGGAGCTTGTTCGCCCAACGGATTCAGACGCTTGGTCCCCAGAATCGGCTGGAGCTCCAGCATCCAATGCGGGCTTCGCGGACTGACCATACCGTAATGCGTAGAACGCTTCGGTCAATCGACTCATGGGGCCATGCAATTGACTCCACAGAGGATTGGTCGGTGGTGAATCGTCTTCCGACACACGGACCGGCGTTGCCCCCTCGGCCCCCGCCATCAACGTTCGCGTGAGTTCTTCCGGCGTCTGACCGGGTCGACGTTCGATTCCTAGTTGAGAAAGCACATCCAACGCTTCAGCATAAAACGGCACCGATGGACGTGCCGCTTTGGCCACGCCTTGCTTTCGCAGTTTGCTACGAAGCCAAAGTGGGAAACGCACCTTGAACGCAAGCATTGCCAAGACGCACAAACCGATCGCCAACACGGCGCCCTGCCAAGAGAACAACCGACCG is a genomic window containing:
- a CDS encoding Gfo/Idh/MocA family protein — encoded protein: MGTGAALAAGIASTTGRPVRGAEPAESSSSSASKHLRLALVGAGGRGTGAINDSLTINDNVSLVAVADLEGEKIGKICESLSKRHGDKVAVDSSKMHGGIDAYKRVLDDPEVDIVLFATPPGFRPRTVLDAVDAGKHVFAEKPTCVDPAGYQLCVTADEKAKANGTSIVTGTQYRRQENYVEAIKRIHDGAIGDIISATARYCSNGIWNKTRKEGMSDTEYQIYNWMHFIWLSGDQIAEQAVHNIDAINWIMGGPPESAYGSGGRFTRPEGSEMWDSMSIDYIYPGNRLVSFMCRQIPNSQSDNSNVIYGSKGICTIYGINRGAMIHDRDGNEVWSMEGDLGAAYKQEHKDLVDSVRAGKPIVEFKETADSSLTAVLGRLAAYTGKQVSWDFVANESKLDLFPENLDMQASLPEPAFAIPGKTKLV
- a CDS encoding glycoside hydrolase family 97 protein; protein product: MSPSGDHSIQFSLLDGVPHYSVAFRNVPILENSELSLVLDGGELGDRFVVESKQADSANESWVPVIGSRASYPDAYNECVIQLRGGNQKALRLELTFRAYDEGVAFRYTIPPQEGIDELELKSEDTHFQFTDDHFVYWDDYPQARYSKLRISEMPGRSIRPLLVEAGSHFVAIAEAGSIGHYAPMMLNRSGKNQLVTRFRSGTVSASKSLTTPWRVIMVAEQPGTLVENHYLLQNLSPPSKLNDTSWIQPGKVWRSSLTTKGAKAIIDYAAANNYQYVHYDAGWYGPERDANSNPLTVIDSIDMQETIRYANEHGIGLICYINKIAMSRYDLDKTFQTYQQWGIRGVKMGFVDWTSQSDMEFLYASIEKAAKYKLIVDIHDNFRLTGIERTYPHLLTVEGILGNEELPEKGNPPKNVLTTSFARMIAGAGDYTPCYLNGRVVSRSFQLALGVVFYSPLQYLHWYDQADRYPENRYPELEFWKEMPTTWDNSKVVHGSIGSYITIARRKGDRWFVGTIVDEARSLDIPLDFLGPGVFDAKIYAEDPDDKKQVVIQSRQVTASSKLKVTMSSGSGCAIMISPMLNLTE
- a CDS encoding helix-turn-helix domain-containing protein; its protein translation is MSTTETPGAPLENTNTSLMRMILSLHGTQQQAFIAALTECSDQLRANSERLMAIIDDPKSLPGDKGRAWHTLLDQFRLLPDTEGRYGMDLAQSEAGAAEKVPALKAEVEKMDSQEAQFADRLREIMKAKHITQKQLAERIECTQPAISQMLNRKCRPQRATLEKIAVALQVDLRELWPDIEVIDYLDSVVEFGRDGQAMSDAMANALHDDSQPQSASRGKRLPSWKEAKQNGE
- a CDS encoding GNAT family N-acetyltransferase; this translates as MESIANYGTKVWLFRNATGQVVGYGSVGTVRWRWPLPDGSYTSLLYIPMLGIDHRFQGQPPDAQWRYSRQMMNHLISEAHGLNRRREKPAEYSLLLVDQANEAAVKLYQRFDFELIPVVTRGPGLRVMKHRLR
- a CDS encoding CinA family protein, with protein sequence MTSSNLESSVVDDPREVATALVALLKRTQNRLILAESCTCGAAAAAIGSIPGASQVFCGSAVTYRETTKQAWLGITAADLKQHTAESQAITNAMATSVLERTPDATIAATITGHLGPDAPPAVDGILFIAVLQRGCELEAQRIVLRSSTRQSRQTEATANLLTAIQRYLSLPGHIPANE
- the cmk gene encoding (d)CMP kinase — protein: MIITIDGPAGAGKSSIARRVASELGFEFLDTGAMYRAVTWGAMQRGLGWDDVEQLVDFAGTVNLVWQDDRIYLDDQDISEEIRTPQVTGNIRYLADPPPIRERMSAQQRRIAVGRDIVTEGRDQGTEVFPDAECKIFLTASPEERARRRQQQLAAAGRVMTVEEILTAQNQRDLEDRMRPVGRLRAASDAIVVQTDGMTPEEVCQEVLRLVRTCLPAHAANSDSADASS